The DNA sequence CTTGTGCGCGAGTTTTTCGCCGCAACCATCGTGATGGTGATGGTGACGCTGCTGTCGATTAAAATCGATGCCCCGCTGCAAGGGCCTGCCAATCCAAATGTGACACCGAACCCGGCCAAAGCACCCTGGTACTTCCTCGGGTTGCAGGAACTCCTGCACTACTTCGAGCCTACTACTGCCGGCGTGCTGGTTCCCGGATTGGTGCTGGTTGGTCTTGCGGTATTGCCTTATGTGGACCGCAACCCAAGCCGCGCCTATGCCGACCGTAAAGTAGCAATTATTACCTTTACCATGTTTGCCGTATTCTGGGCTGTGGTCACCTTGTTTGGTAGCTTCTTCCGCGGCCCTGGCTGGGTCTGGGTCTGGCCCTGGCAGCACATCTACTTTGATTTGTAATACCATCAATTCGGCCAGCCATTCTCTAGAAGAGGTTAAAATATGAGTATTGAGAGTAGCGATAGACCTGCTCTTACACCACAGCAGTATGAGGTCTTGCACGGTGGAGGCGCCGAGGCGGCTGAAATAGCCAAACAGCGTCTCTCGCGGCGAAAGTTCCTGCGCAGGTCAATGCTGGCAGTCTGGGGTTTGTCTACGACCGCTGCCGTGGGTGGAGCATTGTACATGTTGTATCCAAATCTGGCAGGTCAGTTTGGTTCGGATATCGCCGTTGGCAAGAAGACGGACTTTCCTGCTGCCAAGCCTGCTAATTACATATTAGGCCAGAAGGGTGTATTTTACGAACAGCTCGCCAAAACGTACATTTCTCACCTGGCCGCGGATACGCCTTTCCTGTTGCATGGTTCCGATCTAAAAGAGCAGCTGCAATCGGAGAACTTCGTCAAAGATAGCGATGGCTCCTACTGGGTTGCGCTGTACCAGCGCTGTGTTCACCTGGGCTGTACCGTTCCGTTCCGCGATGACTGCGATAGCTTTAAGTGTCCATGTCACGGTTCGCACTATAATGTTAATGGAGAATGGCTTGATGGACCGGCTCCTAGAAGCCTGGACCGTTTTGCCATGTACTTTGATAAGCAGGGTAACGTCGTAGTGAGTACAGGCACCCTGAATCAAACTGTCCAGCACCCGGACGCCAGCACACGCTTGATTGCTATTCCAAGCGTACCATGCAGCGTCTAGTGATAGGCGCCTTCGGGGCAAAGATAGGGTAAGGCGGGCGACCCTGGTGGTCGCCCCTACATTATTTATTAATCGGCATCTATCCGTCCTGCGTGGTGTCCGCAAGGGATGAGGCGGGCGACTACCAGGGTCGCCTCTTCATGGCAGGACGATAGGAGAGGTAGTGTGTTATGATAGATCCAGTACAGGCTGTAATAGGTATTGTTATCCTGTTAATAGTCGTTGGCGCCCTGCTCTTCCTGTTCTATTCACGCACAAATGCGGTTGAAAAGACCGGGTATGGCGCCTTGATAATGCTTGCCGTGGTCTCAATGTTTATTCCCGTACTCTGGATCATGGAGACAAACGCGCAGGCTATGGCCAAGGTGCAGCAGCATACTCTCGCCGTATCAAATGGCGCCGGGCTTTACGCGCAGTATTGTCAGCAATGCCATGGTCTTAAGGGGCAGGGTCTGAGTACCGGCCCGCAACTCAATGGGAGCGCTGCCGTAAATAACCTGAGTGATGCGCAGTTGCTGGCGATTATCAGTGCCGGTATTCCTAATCCCACTAATCCCTCGCAATATCTCAGTCCGCCAATGAGTCAACAATATAATGGTCCCCTGGATTCAAATCAAATTCAATATCTATTTGAACTGCTTCGCTCGGCCGACCCTGCCTATTTACAGAAGAACGGCTATCCTACCGGTGCAAGCGCTAACGGTTTTAGCCAGGTAGGGCCTGATCTGCAGGCGAGCGCTCCATCTACCTATCAGACGGCTGTCGCGAGGGATGCCGCGGGCCAATTCGGCGCACCGCAGGATTTTACGAACCAGAAGAGCGTGACCGTTGATATCATCCAGTCGCCACCTGGCGCTACCTGCACCCCCGCGTGCTTCCAGTTGATAAACATCAAGGTCAAGGTTGGCACCACCATCACCTGGGTGAATAAGAGTACTTCGCCGCATACTGTGACTGCGATGAAAGGCGAGAGCCCGACTTCTCCAACACCTGCCTCGAATATATTCGACTCAGGTAACTCACCTGCGAAGTATATCCAGCCAGGCCAGTCGTTTACCTGGACGGTGACAACGGCAGCTTATAACTTTAATAGCAATCATCAGGTGCTCTACTACTGTCAGATTCACCCTAGTATGGTAGCTGAGATAACCATTGTGCCATAAATCGTTCGCATCATACATCTTGCGATATGCCTTTCGCCATCCCAATGCAGGCGAGGCGAAAGGCGCAGAGTGTTGAAAGGGATTGCAAGTTATGCAACAAGCTACACAACGGGAGGTGCCTGATCGCATATCCTGGTCGAGAGCAATGATATTTGGCGTCGGCTTTTTCTTCATTGCCGCCTTGCTCATCGGGCAAATCCCCAGCTATATTAATCTGGAGATGACTTCCTCGTCGCTCACCGGCTTTGAGCAAGGTGTACTGGCGTTAGGAGTCATTTGTATTGCCGCCTTCGTCATTGTTCAGGTGATTGTGATGCTCTTTGACCCCAAGCCGTTGATACCACCGATTATTTTCACCGGATTGGGCGTGATTCTTGGCGTCCTCGGCCTGTTGTTGCTTCTGTGGGCATCGTATACGGGAAATCAGTATTTTCCACACACCAATGTGTTTTGGAATCCCGTCCTGGGCGGAAATGTACTCTGGTTGGAACCCGCTGCTATAGACCTTGTGATGATAGGCACAGTAATCATGGCCGTTGGCGTCGGTATGGTCTTCTACAGCATGCTTGCTCTGCGCGAGCTGCGCAATCCAGACCGCAGCGACCCTGGTACGACGCGCACAATTCGCACCCTGCTCATCGTGGGCAGCGTTTTGCTGGTCGCCTTTATGTTCTTTTATACCTTCGTAACCGACCAGAGCTTAGCACCCATGATTTACCCGCAGTGCCCCTATGCCATCAACGCGGCTAAAGGGTGTCCTGGACCATTCACCGGGCTGGCTATCATAGACACCATTTTGAATGTCATTCTCGGTGCGGCCATTTTTTGCACGTTGGGGGCATTTGCCTTGCGCCTGCACTATTTGATGCGCCCGGTACGCAAGCGCACCATGTCGAACCTGTACATTACAGGTATCGTAGTCGCGCAGGTAGGAGCAGTTTGCCTGCTTGCCTGGTTCGTGATCTATCCATTAATCACGTGGATACACTCCTGGACCTTCATCGGCCTGGGTAGCTATCTGACGGTCTGCGGCAAGCCATCCGCCGTTCCGCAAAGTTGTGGCTTCTCCCAGCAGGCAGGATACATCATAGATGCTGTTATCACGATGAATAACTTCGTCCTTTTGATTGCCGCCGTGGCTTTCTGGAAGACCAGGCGCAACCTTGTTGTCATCGCAGGAGTAACGACCGCGGCATTACTCGCGCTGGCGACACTGGTCACACACATGCATCCAGATGAGCTTTTAATCGCTATGCTGGTTAGTGGAGGGAGCCTTATCCTCGCTGTCATCTGGACAAGCGTCGCGCGTCGCGAGTTCGCAGTCGTGGGAGAAAACAACCTCGGTTGTCTGGGTCAATGGTTGGTCATAGGCACCTGTTTGCTGATTTACCTGACGGCATTCGCCTTCTTCTCTATACCCGGCTTCCGAGAGACAAACCCGAACATTCCTTTCGTTCCTGGAGCCGGGCTGAATGCTGGTATAACCAATAGCATCAACGCGGTGCTGGTTATTATCATCACCGGCGTGCTCACGGCTGTTCAGTTCTACTTCCTGACACGTAACCGCTATAAGATATAAGCATAAGAGCAAAAAATAGGAGCGCACGCGTTGCGCTCCTATTTTTTGCTCTTATGCTCGTGTTATAATGCGAAAAATGGAAACGTAGGGGAGTAGAGCAATGCAGGACGAACAGCCACTGAAAATACTGATGTTGGCCGCTGAAGCGGTGCCATTTGCTAAAGTGGGCGGCCTGGCCGATGTGGTAGGTGCCTTGCCCAAAGCGTTGCAGAAATTGGGACACGATGTGCGCATAGTGATGCCCCGCTTTGGACAGATTTCCACGGAACGGTTCGAACTGAAGCCCGTAGTCGATTCGCTCACAGTACAGATGTCCAGTTTCCACGAGCACGTGAGCGTCCTACAGGGGAGCATCGGCAATGGCATACCGGTCTATTTTATAGATGCTCCACGCTATTTTGATCGCGAGAATATTTACGGCTATACTGACGATGGCGAACGATTTATCCTGTTTTGCCGTGCGGCACTTGAAGCAGTTCGCGCTTTGAACTGGTCTCCCGATGTCATTCATTGCAATGACTGGCAAACCGGCATCGTGCCTAACTGGACGCATACCGTGTATCGCGATGATCCTTTCTTTGCTGCAACTGCAACTGTATATACCATCCATAATCTCGCGTATCAAGGGATTTTTGGCTATCGCATCCTGGAAGTTGCGGGTGTAGCCGCGGGTGGTTTTCTCTATCCACAAATCGTTGAACTCGCCAATGTGGTCGATATCATGGGGCGTGGCATTCTCTTTGCCGATGCCGTCACAACTGTGAGCCAGCGTTACGCGCAAGAAATACTCACTCCCACTTACGGCGAGAAACTCGATCACCTGCTGCGCTCGCGCCGCGACCGTCTCTTCGGTATTCTCAACGGCATAGATTATACCGAATTGAATCCCGCTACCGACCATTATATTGCCGCACAATATGATGCCGAAACGCTGGATAAACGCGCCGAAAATAAGCGCGCGCTACAAGAAAGGGCGCATCTGCCCATCAAGCCCGATGTCCCGCTGATCGCCATGATCTCGCGGCTCACAGACCAGAAAGGGTTTGATCTCCTTGCACAGATTGTTCAACCCTTGTTTGCCCAGGGCATCCAATTCGTTATCCTGGGTATTGGCGATCAGCATTATCACGAAATGTTTCAGAACCTGGCTGTTCGCTATCCCGAGCAGGTCGCTACTTTTCTGACGTTCAATACGGAACTGGCGCAGATGATTTACGCAGGCAGCGACATGTTCTTAATGCCCTCGCGTTTTGAACCCTGTGGCCTGGGCCAATTGATCGCCATGCGCTATGGCAGCGTTCCCATCGTGCATCATGTTGGCGGGCTGGCAGATACAGTACAGGAGTATGATCCAGACACAAGGCAGGGTAATGGTTTCGTTTTTACTCATTATGATCCCTGGGAACTGTTTGCTGCCATTGTGCGCGCTCTGGAGCTTTATCGTTTCAAAGATATCTGGCGTACCTTGCAACAACACGGCATGGCTGCTGACCATTCCTGGCACGCATCCGCAAAAGCCTATGTCGATGTCTACCGCGATGCCATCGAGTTTCACAACAGTGGCCAATAATTGCGCTCCGGCATCATTCGTCACAATGCAGGCATTCTCAGCTGTCCTCCATATTTAGCGCTGTAGGATGACCAGCCGTCGGGGCCTGTTGTGCGTTCGCAATGTTCAATAAAACCGCTCAGGCTGGCCTCTGCCTTATCGGCAAGATGAACGATCAAGGCTTCAATACTCACGGGGCTTACAGGCGAACCGTATTCCCTGGTGTGATGGGCCAGAATGATATGAAGCAGATCGTTGCGAATGGCCGCGTCTAATGTGCTCATTTGCTGTGCTCGCTCCTGAACATATTGCAATCCGCGCACGATATGGCCGAACATACGGCCATCAGGCGTGAAGCCCGATCCAACCTGCTCTTCCAATTCTTCCAATTTGCCGATATCGTGCAGGAGCGCGCCTGCCAGCACCAGGTCTGCGTTGCAGGGGTACATCTGCGTCATCCTATCGGCGATCAAGGCCACCTGTACTGTATGCTCCAGTAATCCTCCAATGACTGTTCCGTGATGCCGCACCGCCGCTGGCCAGCGGCGAAAACGCGCGACGACTTCAGGAGTAAAGCAGCTTTCGAGTAGAGCATGCAGGTCTGGGTGATAGACTTTGTCTATGAGTTGTCGCAGGTTCTGCTCAAGCTGGGCCAGGGGATGGCGAGTTGCGGGCAGGAAAAGTTCTGGTGGAGCAGTTTCATCTGTTATGGCCCGTAACAGGCGTATATAGACCTGGTTATTGAATTTTTCGACCAATCCCTCTAAAAGCACAACCGTACTTTCCCTTGGCAAAAGAGCCTCGTTGCCTGGTGGGTCGAAGTATCGACCGGTGATTTCTTGCCCGAGCTGGTCGCGTAGTGTGAGGTCAAGAAAGGGTTTACCGTTGTTTGCCTTGCGCACCTGCACTTCTGTCGCAAACAGCCATCCAGAGATGGTGCTCTTTACCTGGAAATCTCTGATACGAAGTGGTTCAGGCGCGGTGCCATGGTGGAAAAATTGCTCTGCCATGCTATAAACCTCCAGATTGTTTGTGGTTTCATTCTTATAGATACGTGTCGTGTCAAAAAAAGCGGAAGCACCGCATACTTTCCGCTTTTTTTGACACGACACGTATAAAGAAAGTAGGGCGGGGTGAGCATGGATCGAGATTGAGGGACAGATGTATAGCGGCGGCCCTTGCGGTTGCTACTGACTGGTAGCCCATGCAGCGTTACCATTGACCTTTCGCGCCATCATACCTATACTGAAGAGGAAATCTTCAAGATTATCTCTCGCGGAGGTAGCGGGTGTCGTGGAGCAACAGCATTCTCAGGCCGCGGACCTATCACTTGTGGACTCGCTCGATGAGGAAGTAATCAAGCGTCGCGCTTACCTGGCAGGCATATTTGAACATTTGCCCATATATGGATCGGAGGCTTTCTGGAGCGCTGTTGAAACGCCATCTATGAAATCGGCGCTTCCACTGGAAGTGCTGGTAAAATGCCTGCGTAGCCTCGTTACAAAAGGTGATATTGAAGGCCGTAATCGCATTCTCACGGTCATTATTCGCCATATTCAGGTATCTAACGAGTATTGGCTACGGAGTGTACTTAATACGCTTTCTTTGAGGGTTGAGGAGCAGCAAGCGTTTTTCAGTGATCTCTATGCTGACCTGTGTGAGCATCTGATACGGATGCTGATTGACCCGACTCGCATCTTCTGGGAGGAGAATTTTCAGCACTGTTTGCGCTTCGAGCGTAAACATGTCTATCATGCCTTTATGGTGCGCGAAGGGAGATGGCAGCACTCGCCGGACAAACTCCCTGAACGTATACCGCGCAAGCATATAGATAGTCTGGATACAATGCTTGTGCATGCCGGCGATGAGACAATGGCGTTTGAGATGGACGATGAAGGGGCACAGCGGGCTTTGTTGACCGTGGAATATGCGGAGATACCGCGCCTCGTCCTGCGTTTACCTGAGAAATTACAGGCCGTTGTCTGGCTCATTTTCTGGGAGGGCAGAACAGAAACGGATACCGCCAGGATTTTGGAAGTTTCTGATCGAACTGTGCGCAAGCGAAAGCATGAGGCCTTGGAGCTACTACGTGAGGAGTTGCATACAAGAAGGGATGAATGGTTATGAAAAAAGAAGAGGAAGAGGATGTGCTGCGTATAACTGCCCAATATGTTGCGGAACAGCAAGCCGGTCGTCAACCCCGCTTGAGCGATTACTTGCTCCGCTATCCACGCTACGCCAGCGCAATTACTGATTTTGTAACCTATTATCATGCCGTCGAGGTCGATATCCCTTCTGTTGCTGGCGAGGAAGTCTCTACAGATTCTATGCTGCCTCCTCTTTCAGAAAATGCTCGTCTGGCGTTCGATCAAGCATTGAGGCGTGTATCGCAAGCAGGTGAGAGCCATGAGCGTCACATGAATGCTCCTTTGACAATACAACAGGTGGCACATACACGGCAAAAGTCGTTATCGCAATTGGCAGGTGAGGTCGGACTGAGTGTAGATGTTCTGGAAAAACTGGCACGGCATGTCATTCATGCTGCTACAATACCACAGGAGGTTCTGAGGCGATTATCGCGCGTGCTGGAACTGCCGCCTGATAGTGTTGCCGGCTTTTTTAGCCCGCGCGCGGCTAAAGGCCCGGCGCGTGGAATAGCCGAGGCCACCGCGGAGTACGTTCTCGGAGAGCAGGATCAGGCGCAGAGCTTTCGCGAGGCTCTTGAAGAAAGTATTGCGCTCTCAAACGAGCAAAAAGAAGCATGGCGCGAGATACTGGATAGAGAAGGATTATAGAGGCCGGGCGATGGACTTGAATATCGGGTAGGTGATAGGGGTGGGCGCTGCCGGGAAGCAACCCCCTGAAGGGGAGAAGAGGTTGCACCTGGCAGCGCCCTGTGGGGGAGGGACATAGAATATTTCTTTTTCTGATCTATTAAACCGGAAGTGTTAGGAAGATTTGCATATGGCACAGCTCATCGCCTATCTTGATTGTTATTCTGGCATTAGCGGCAATATGTTTCTAGGCGCAATGCTCGATGTCGGTCTCTCATTAGATACGCTTAAACAGGGCCTGTCCGCTTTGCCTCTCCAGGGCTATGAACTCAAGCTCGAGCGTTTTCAGGATAAGGGCATTCGAGGTTCGCGTTTTGAAGTTGTGCCTTCGGAACAGCAACAACAAACGCGCCATCTTTCAGACATCGTAACGTTGATTGAATCCTCCACGCTTTCTGCGCGAGTGCGAGAAATGACAATCGACATCTTTAAGTGCCTGGCCCAGGCTGAAGCGATTGTCCATGGCACCAGCATTGAAGAAGTGCATTTCCATGAAGTTGGGGCTGTTGATGCCATTGTTGATATCACCGGAGCGGCCATTGCTATCGAAGCTCTGGGAATAACGCAACTCTACGCCTCACCTTTGCCTATGAGCAGCGGCCATGTGCAAACTGCGCATGGACTATTGCCGGTTCCTGCTCCCGCCACGCTCGAAATCCTGCGCCGTATCAATGCGCCATGGAAACCATGCCCGGTCGAAGGCGAGATGGTGACGCCCACCGGAGCGGCCATTCTCGCGACGCTGGCGCAATTTTGCATGCCTGCCATTGCTATTCAGCGCGTAGGCTATGGCTTTGGACACAAACAATTTCCCTGGCCCAACTGCCTGCGTGCCTGCCTTGGCACATCATATGGATTGGAACAGGATGACAATGGCTTGGCGGATACCGATTGGGTCACGGTCATTGAAACCAACATTGACAATATGACCGGCGAACTGCTGGGCGGGCTTATGGATCGCCTGTTAGCGGCTGGCGCGTTGGATGTGAGCTATATTCCCATGCAGATGAAAAAGAATCGCCCTGCTGTCATGCTGGTAATCATCTGCCGTTCCGAAGAGAGCGATGCCATGGCTCAACTACTTCTTAGAGAGACCAGCACTCTCGGCGTGCGCATCCAGCAGGTACAACGCTTGAAGGCTCAGCGCATCCAGCAGCAAATCGAGACGGCGTTAGGTCCCTTAACGATCAAGGTCAAACGCCTCGGTACGCGCATCATCAGCGCCTCACCCGAATATGAAGAATGCCACCGTATCGCGCTCGAACGTGGGATTGCGCTGGAGGAGGTATACGATGTTGCGCGGCGCGCGATAGAATCCCATTTTGGAAAATAGAACGCTTGCGTAGATACCTGTTCTCATATATCCTATAATAGAAGGCAGAGAAGAAAATAACGATAGAGAAGAGAGAGAAATCATTTTCTCATTTGCAACCAGGAACATACACATGGATTTCAAAGATTGGCGTAAATCGACGCAAGAGAACACTGAAGAGGAAAAGGCGCCAAAGATCAACAGGTTTCGCGGCAGGCGGTTCTACGATTATATCGATGAGCAGATTCGGGAGGCTCAAGAACAGGGTAAATTTGAGAACCTTCAAGGGTTCGGTAAACCGCTCAACCTTGATAGCAACCCCTATACAGGTGATAAGACTCTGGGTTATAACCTGCTCAAAAGCAATGGCTATGCGCCTCCAGAGATCGAGCTGGCGAACGAAATCTCGAGGGAGCTTGCTGATGCGGAAACAAAGTTGGAGAAGCTGCGCCATCAAGGGCAGGCAATGCGGGCGCGTCGCGTTCCCCCATTTCCCAGCGAAAAACGCGCTTTTAATGCCGCCGTAGAGAAGGCGACTGCCGAATACGGCCAGAAGCTGCGCGAGTTGAACCGCAAGATACTCACGCTAAATTTGTCAGCACCCGCTGCTATGCATAGGCCGTTGATAGAGGTTGAAAAGCAGGTGCAACAATTTCGCGAATCCTGTCCTATGTTCACCGTGTAACCCCGGCACTTGCAAGGGGCTTCTTCCCTTTCGTGCCTCAGGACTCCGGCTCACGCGCTCAGATGACATGCGAGATAGTCCTTTTCATCGCGTGGTATGCCCCTCTATGTGAAACGGGAGAAGCGCGCTTCTCGTGTAGAGGTAAGAAGCTATCAGGATGGGCCTGTAATGGTGATTGCAAGGATTCGGCAATGCTTAAAGGTAGCTCTTTGTGAGAGGAGCGTAAACATTCATGTATACCCTGGGAATCAATGCCGCCTATCACGACCCGGCGGCCTGCATCGTCATGGATGGCCGGGTAATCGCGGCTGCGGAGGAGGAGCGTTTTACTCATGTGAAGCATGGTAAACGGCCTGTGCCTTTTTCAACCTACGAACTGCCTTTTCACGCTATCGATTACTGCTTGCGCGAGGCGGGAATAACGCTTGCGGATGTCGATCACTTGGCCTACTCCTATGATCCTTTTCTGCTGCTTGGCCGCTTTCGCGATGAGACGATGATAACGCTACCCCTGGAGCCAAGCGCCTATCCAACACCCGCCGAATGGGAGTCCGCGTGGGACCCGCTCTTCTTATCGTCGATTGTCAACGCCCCGCGCCACCTGGTTGATGGCGTTCCGCTGCACCTGCAGGCGCGTTTCCGCGGGCATAATTCCTCGTCGGAGAAAAAAGGTCGTTATAGCTGGCATTTCGTGGAACACCATATCGCCCATGCTGCCAGCGCATTTCATGCCTCACCTTTCCGGCAGGCGGCTGTGTTGACGCTCGATGGGCGAGGTGAAAAAGCTACCACCGGCTACTATAGAGGTGAGGGTAACGAATTGCATTGGATCGCGCAGGTGAATTTCCCGCATTCCCTTGGACTGCTGTACGAAGATGTCACAAGCTATCTTGGCTTCCTGCGCTCTTCGGACGAGTACAAAGTCATGGCGCTGGCATCTTTTGGCAAGCCACGCTACCTTGCCGATTTTCGCGAGATCATCCAGATCGGCGCCGATGGTCAGTATACGATTGCCTCGCCGTGCCTGGTGGAGCGCTTTGGCCCGGCCAGGATGAAAGGCGGGCCGCTAGAGCAGCGTCATTATGATATTGCGAGTTCATTGCAGGCCGCGCTTGAAGAGACAGTGCTGGAACTGACGAGCTGGCTGTACAATCAGGCACCACAGGAAAACCTCTGTATGGCGGGTGGGGTCGCCCTGAATTGTGTCATGAACGCGCGCATACGCGATGAAGGCCCATTCCAGCATGTCTGGGTGCAGCCAGCTGCCGGGGATGCTGGAACAGCGTTGGGCGCCGCGCTCTGGATCGATGCGAAGGAGCGGCAGAAGAGCGGGGATGACGAGCACCATTTTTGTATGGATCATGCCTTTCTCGGCCCCGCCTATAGCGATGACGAGATCGAACAGTTCCTGCAAT is a window from the Ktedonobacteraceae bacterium genome containing:
- a CDS encoding ubiquinol-cytochrome c reductase iron-sulfur subunit, translating into MSIESSDRPALTPQQYEVLHGGGAEAAEIAKQRLSRRKFLRRSMLAVWGLSTTAAVGGALYMLYPNLAGQFGSDIAVGKKTDFPAAKPANYILGQKGVFYEQLAKTYISHLAADTPFLLHGSDLKEQLQSENFVKDSDGSYWVALYQRCVHLGCTVPFRDDCDSFKCPCHGSHYNVNGEWLDGPAPRSLDRFAMYFDKQGNVVVSTGTLNQTVQHPDASTRLIAIPSVPCSV
- a CDS encoding c-type cytochrome, with translation MIDPVQAVIGIVILLIVVGALLFLFYSRTNAVEKTGYGALIMLAVVSMFIPVLWIMETNAQAMAKVQQHTLAVSNGAGLYAQYCQQCHGLKGQGLSTGPQLNGSAAVNNLSDAQLLAIISAGIPNPTNPSQYLSPPMSQQYNGPLDSNQIQYLFELLRSADPAYLQKNGYPTGASANGFSQVGPDLQASAPSTYQTAVARDAAGQFGAPQDFTNQKSVTVDIIQSPPGATCTPACFQLINIKVKVGTTITWVNKSTSPHTVTAMKGESPTSPTPASNIFDSGNSPAKYIQPGQSFTWTVTTAAYNFNSNHQVLYYCQIHPSMVAEITIVP
- the glgA gene encoding glycogen synthase GlgA, translated to MQDEQPLKILMLAAEAVPFAKVGGLADVVGALPKALQKLGHDVRIVMPRFGQISTERFELKPVVDSLTVQMSSFHEHVSVLQGSIGNGIPVYFIDAPRYFDRENIYGYTDDGERFILFCRAALEAVRALNWSPDVIHCNDWQTGIVPNWTHTVYRDDPFFAATATVYTIHNLAYQGIFGYRILEVAGVAAGGFLYPQIVELANVVDIMGRGILFADAVTTVSQRYAQEILTPTYGEKLDHLLRSRRDRLFGILNGIDYTELNPATDHYIAAQYDAETLDKRAENKRALQERAHLPIKPDVPLIAMISRLTDQKGFDLLAQIVQPLFAQGIQFVILGIGDQHYHEMFQNLAVRYPEQVATFLTFNTELAQMIYAGSDMFLMPSRFEPCGLGQLIAMRYGSVPIVHHVGGLADTVQEYDPDTRQGNGFVFTHYDPWELFAAIVRALELYRFKDIWRTLQQHGMAADHSWHASAKAYVDVYRDAIEFHNSGQ
- a CDS encoding HD domain-containing protein, with amino-acid sequence MAEQFFHHGTAPEPLRIRDFQVKSTISGWLFATEVQVRKANNGKPFLDLTLRDQLGQEITGRYFDPPGNEALLPRESTVVLLEGLVEKFNNQVYIRLLRAITDETAPPELFLPATRHPLAQLEQNLRQLIDKVYHPDLHALLESCFTPEVVARFRRWPAAVRHHGTVIGGLLEHTVQVALIADRMTQMYPCNADLVLAGALLHDIGKLEELEEQVGSGFTPDGRMFGHIVRGLQYVQERAQQMSTLDAAIRNDLLHIILAHHTREYGSPVSPVSIEALIVHLADKAEASLSGFIEHCERTTGPDGWSSYSAKYGGQLRMPAL
- a CDS encoding sigma-70 region 4 domain-containing protein; translated protein: MEQQHSQAADLSLVDSLDEEVIKRRAYLAGIFEHLPIYGSEAFWSAVETPSMKSALPLEVLVKCLRSLVTKGDIEGRNRILTVIIRHIQVSNEYWLRSVLNTLSLRVEEQQAFFSDLYADLCEHLIRMLIDPTRIFWEENFQHCLRFERKHVYHAFMVREGRWQHSPDKLPERIPRKHIDSLDTMLVHAGDETMAFEMDDEGAQRALLTVEYAEIPRLVLRLPEKLQAVVWLIFWEGRTETDTARILEVSDRTVRKRKHEALELLREELHTRRDEWL
- the larC gene encoding nickel pincer cofactor biosynthesis protein LarC, which codes for MAQLIAYLDCYSGISGNMFLGAMLDVGLSLDTLKQGLSALPLQGYELKLERFQDKGIRGSRFEVVPSEQQQQTRHLSDIVTLIESSTLSARVREMTIDIFKCLAQAEAIVHGTSIEEVHFHEVGAVDAIVDITGAAIAIEALGITQLYASPLPMSSGHVQTAHGLLPVPAPATLEILRRINAPWKPCPVEGEMVTPTGAAILATLAQFCMPAIAIQRVGYGFGHKQFPWPNCLRACLGTSYGLEQDDNGLADTDWVTVIETNIDNMTGELLGGLMDRLLAAGALDVSYIPMQMKKNRPAVMLVIICRSEESDAMAQLLLRETSTLGVRIQQVQRLKAQRIQQQIETALGPLTIKVKRLGTRIISASPEYEECHRIALERGIALEEVYDVARRAIESHFGK
- a CDS encoding DUF1992 domain-containing protein, producing MDFKDWRKSTQENTEEEKAPKINRFRGRRFYDYIDEQIREAQEQGKFENLQGFGKPLNLDSNPYTGDKTLGYNLLKSNGYAPPEIELANEISRELADAETKLEKLRHQGQAMRARRVPPFPSEKRAFNAAVEKATAEYGQKLRELNRKILTLNLSAPAAMHRPLIEVEKQVQQFRESCPMFTV
- a CDS encoding carbamoyltransferase C-terminal domain-containing protein, which produces MYTLGINAAYHDPAACIVMDGRVIAAAEEERFTHVKHGKRPVPFSTYELPFHAIDYCLREAGITLADVDHLAYSYDPFLLLGRFRDETMITLPLEPSAYPTPAEWESAWDPLFLSSIVNAPRHLVDGVPLHLQARFRGHNSSSEKKGRYSWHFVEHHIAHAASAFHASPFRQAAVLTLDGRGEKATTGYYRGEGNELHWIAQVNFPHSLGLLYEDVTSYLGFLRSSDEYKVMALASFGKPRYLADFREIIQIGADGQYTIASPCLVERFGPARMKGGPLEQRHYDIASSLQAALEETVLELTSWLYNQAPQENLCMAGGVALNCVMNARIRDEGPFQHVWVQPAAGDAGTALGAALWIDAKERQKSGDDEHHFCMDHAFLGPAYSDDEIEQFLQWAKIPYRRMTSVAEEVADILTQDKVIGWFQGRMEFGPRALGARSILASPLHASMQARLNEIKDREDFRPVAPVVLEEEASNWFAGASVSPFMLFVYDVLPDKADLIPAVRHVDGTARIQTINRQQNARYYDLLKAFQARTGVPVLVNTSFNTRGEPIVCSPRDALECFWTSPLDALAIGSFLVEKPCS